The following proteins are co-located in the Gavia stellata isolate bGavSte3 chromosome 18, bGavSte3.hap2, whole genome shotgun sequence genome:
- the TMEM130 gene encoding transmembrane protein 130 has product MLRLTCLVLLLLGRAAPAAEEYGLEITNNGPITTGAQATVHASLSMKNDSVTSNLYHFNWIYAPLILIEKSEQRFNSIINVTGEFPGTFPVSVWVTHRNCWLCRPVARNVTVLQITEFITGNLTIAQIEDSRFITRGSSSSTSTVTRISFCLHDPSHYFKSASFVYNWDFGDGVYQITKEPFVYYNCSTMGNSTVHLKVIAEWEQIGSIIHERETVQKTGDFTTALELLDAVKSINVVGSRETHVMENLSLSLHINGTPPLALCWLIKAECIPLDGEKCHLVVINGSCYNLSHTFSDAGQYCLSVRVEKGVTMLQTYHEIKVWPTGVHPAFFVLLCITLVSAMLGLVLYTTFRSNTQQKDLVEVADFDFSPLSDKNLSSHSESGCEQICCRSCFLRPSQEAARESHELLHSFYKPVKTYTV; this is encoded by the exons ATGCTGCGGCTGAcctgcctggtgctgctgctgctcggccgcgccgccccggcgGCAG AGGAGTATGGTCTGGAAATAACCAACAATGGTCCCATCACAACAGGAGCTCAAGCTACTGTTCACGCCAGTCTAAGTATGAAGAATGACAGTGTCACATCAAACTTGTATCACTTCAACTGGATTTATGCTCCTCTGATTCTGATAGAGAAATCTGAGCAGCGGTTTAACTCCATAATTAATGTGACCGGTGAATTTCCTGGGACTTTTCCTGTATCTGTCTGGGTGACTCATAGAAATTGTTGGTTATGTCGGCCGGTTGCTAGAAATGTCACCGTGCTTCAGATTACAG AATTTATAACAGGGAATCTTACCATTGCCCAGATAGAAGACAGTAGATTTATCACACGTGGTTCTAGTTCCTCCACCAGCACCGTGACCCggatttctttctgtcttcatgACCCAAGTCATTACTTCAAGTCAGCATCATTTGTCTACAACTGGGATTTTGGAGATGG AGTTTATCAGATTACCAAGGAACCCTTTGTCTACTACAACTGCTCTACCATGGGGAATAGCACGGTGCATCTGAAAGTCATAGCTGAATGGGAGCAAATTGGAAGCATCATACATGAAAGAGAAACGGTGCAGAAAACTGGTGATTTTACCACTGCTCTGGAGCTGTTAG aTGCTGTTAAAAGTATTAATGTAGTGGGCTCCAGAGAGACTCACGTAATGGAAAACTTGAGTTTGTCTCTTCATATCAATGGCAC CCCGCCGCTGGCATTATGCTGGCTTATAAAGGCCGAGTGCATTCCACTTGATGGTGAAAAATGCCATCTGGTGGTGATTAATGGCTCCTGCTACAATCTCAGCCATACCTTCAGTGATGCTGGACAGTATTGCCTCAGCGTCAGAGTGGAGAAGGGCGTGACGATGCTGCAGACGTACCATGAAATAAAAGTGTGGCCAACAG GGGTCCACCCGGCTTTCTTTGTCTTGCTGTGCATCACTCTGGTTTCAGCAATGCTAGGACTGGTGCTGTACACGACCTTTCGAAGTAACACACAACAAAAAGATCTCGTGGAG GTAGCTGACTTTGACTTTTCTCCACTGTCTGATAAAAACCTGTCTTCTCATTCGGAGTCAGGCTGTGAACAAATATGTTGCAGATCATGTTTTCTTCGGCCATCTCAGGAAGCTGCCAGGGAGAGTCATGAACTTCTACATTCGTTTTACAAGCCAGTCAAAACGTACACGGTGTGA